TGCGGGAAAAGGCCATGGAGTTTTTAAAAATCTTCAAGCTGGAGCACCGGGTTAATGAAAGGGCCAAAAACCTTCCCTACGGGGAACAGCGGCGGCTGGAAATCGCCCGGGCCATGGCCACTCAGCCCAAGCTGCTGCTTCTGGACGAACCGGCAGCCGGGATGAACCCGCAGGAAACTCTGGAACTGATGAATATGATCAAGTGGATCAGGGACCAGTTCCACTTGACGATTCTGCTGATCGAACACGATATGAGCCTGGTAATGAATGTTTGTGAACGCATATATGTGCTGGACTATGGCACCGTAATCGCCCATGGCACCCCGGCTGAAATCAAGAATAATCCCAAGGTTATTGAAGCCTATCTGGGAGAGGAGGTCCACCATTGATGCTAAAAGTAGACAATATTGATGTTTATTATGGCGCAATCCACGCTCTCAAGGGGATCTCCCTGGAGGTAAACCAAGGGGAAATCGTGACTTTGATCGGTGCCAACGGGGCGGGCAAAAGTACAACCCTGAAAACCATCTCCGGTTTGCTCAAACCCAAATCCGGAGCTATCTACTTCGAAGGGCAGAATATCACCGGTAAAAAAGCTCCCGATATCGTGAAAATGGGGATTTCCCAGGTACCGGAAGGCCGGCGGGTTTTTGCCAACCTGACCGTGCTGGAAAACCTGGAGCTGGGAGCCTACCTGCGCAATGACAAGCAGGGTATCCAGGAAGATATGGAGAAGGTGTTTGTACGCTTCCCCCGTTTGAAGGAACGGTTGAAGCAGCTGGCTGGGACCCTCTCCGGTGGGGAGCAGCAAATGCTGGCGATGGGACGGGCCCTCATGTCCCGGCCCCGGGTATTATTGCTGGATGAGCCTTCCATGGGTCTGGCCCCGATTCTGGTGCAGGAGATCTTTAATATTATCAAGGATATTAATGCTACCGGTACCACCATCTTGCTGGTAGAGCAGAATGCCCATATGGCCCTGTCCATTGCCCATAAGGCCTATGTGCTGGAAACCGGTAAGATAGTACTGAGCGGTCCGGCTCAGGAACTGGCCCAAAGTGAAGAGGTTAAAAAAGCTTATCTTGGTGGTTAAGGCAAGCAAAAACCCGCCCTTTATTTAGGGCGGATTTTTAAATGTTAAGAAAATGTAGTAAAACATGGATTGAAAAAAGCAGGAGTTACACCGTTTGAAAACGAATATAACTTCATCCAATAAAATGGGAGTGAGGCCTTTGAACTGGTTAGATATCATTTTGGCAATCTTTCTGCTCTATGGTTTGATCCAGGGCCTGCGGCGCGGCTTTTTACAAACTCTAGCCGGGCTGGTTGGTTATGGACTGGGGATGCTGGCCGGTTTTCTCTATTACCGGCAACTGGGAAATATGCTCTTTCAGCAGTGGAAAGACAGTCCTGCCTGGCTGGCCCTGTTACAAAAAATCCTGCCGGTACCCCGGGAGCTATATGCCCTGCCGGCAGCAAAAATTTCCACCTCCACCATGCAGACCGCCATTAACCAGCTGGTCAAGGACCCGGCGGCCAAAGGACAATTTGAACACTTGCTGGCTCAGCTGGGCCAGGCCACTCAGGATCCTCTGGTTCACAATGCGGCGGAAGCGGTGTATCGCATGGTGGGATTGGCCCTGGTGGAAGGGATAGCTTTTGGCTTGCTGTTTATCGGGGTGACTGCTCTTGTCCGCCTTACTGCCAGGATGCTGGGCAAGCTGATGGATGCGACCCCCCTGGGGTTAATCAATCGGCTGGCTGGCGGAGCTGCTGGCCTGGCCAAAAGCACCCTGGGGCTGGCCATCTTTTTGCTGGTACTGGCTCCCATGGCGCCCCTGGTTGCTCAGGAAAAAACAGGCGCTCTGGCAGAATTCTTTAAAGCAGTAAATAGTTCAATGATTTTGAATAACCTCAAACAATTTCTCGGGGGATTTTAAGGCGGAATCGAGGGTTCCGTCTTTTTTTTCTGGTCTTTTTGGGATAGAATAGTATTGTTGCCAGAAAACAAATTTATAATGGGGTGAAGAACATGGATTTTGCCAATGCCTGGGACATATACGCTGATAAAAGGCAACAGATTGAGCAGGTCAATCAGGAATATCTTCGTTTTTTAACCGAAGGGAAAACTGAACGGGAAGCAGTTGCTTATCTTGAAACTGAAGCTGTGCAGTCCGGGTTTGTGCCCCTGGCCCTGGTCATGAACGGGGAAGTAAAGGTTACGCCTGGACTCAAGGTTTATTTAAATTACCGTGAAAAAGCCTTTATTGCTGCTATTATCGGCCAGCAGCCCCTGGAAAAGGGACTGAATATCATCGGTGCCCATCTGGATGCGCCGCGGCTGGATTTAAAGCCCAATCCCCTCTATGAAGCGGAAAAACTGGGCTGGCTGAAAACCCACTATTATGGTGGTATTAAAAAATATCAGTGGGTAGCTCTGCCTCTGGCTTTACATGGCGTGGTCTTTACCCGCAGTGGACAGCGCCTGCAGATAGTTATCGGGGAAAAAGGAGAAGACCCGGTATTCACCATCACTGACCTGTTGCCGCATCTGGCAGCCAAACAGATGGAGAAAAAGGCAGCAGAGGTGATCAGTGGCGAAGGGCTGAACTTGCTGGTAGGCAGCATTCCCTGTGAAGATAAGGAGGCCAAGGAAAGGGTCAAGGCTGCCCTGCTCAAGATTTTAAAGGAGCAGTATGGTATCGAACCTGAGGATTTTGCCCGGGCGGAACTGGAAGCGGTCCCGGCTGGTCCGGCGCGGGAAGTGGGCCTGGACCGCAGCCTGATCGGCGGTTTTGGTCAGGATGACCGGGTTTGTGCCTGGACAGCCTGGGCTGCCTTGCGGGACCTGGCGGAAACTCCGGAATATACAGCTGTAGCCTTGCTGGTGGATAAAGAGGAAATCGGCAGTACCGGCAATACCGGGATGACGGCAGCTTTTTTTGCTAATATGGTGGCAGAACTGATCAATGCCCAGAGCCAGCCTTACAATGAAATTCTGCTCCGAAGGGCACTGGCCAATTCCCGGGCCCTTTCCGCCGATGTCAGTGTGGCGGTAGACCCCAACTTTGAAGGCGTAGTGGACAAATATAATGCTGCCCGTCTGGGGCAGGGACTGGTGGTGACCAAGTACACGGGGGCGCGCGGCAAGAGCGGTACCAGTGATGCTAATGCCGAATTTGTGGCCCGGGTTTTGCAAATTTTCTCCGAGGCCGATGTGCCCTGGCAGGTGGGAGAGCTTGGAGCAGTAGATGTAGGCGGTGGTGGCACCATTGCCAAATTCATGGCTGAAACGGGAATGGATGTGCTGGACTGCGGTGTAGCTCTGCTTTCTATGCATTCACCTTTTGAGGTTGCCAGCAAGGTAGATATATTTGCTGCTTATGAAGGCTACAAGGCGTTTTACCGTAAAGCAGGCCAGTAACAGGAGGTAAAGCCCATGTGGGACTGGCTGAAAAAATGGTGGCAGGGTCAGAAGAAATCGGAAACGGTAAACCCGCCGGAACCTGACTGGCGGCAACTGCTGCAGACAGGCAGTGAAAGACAGCAAAGGCAAGCTGCCCTGGCCCTGCTGGGTCAGGGGGATCTGGCCGGTCTGGAACCGGTTCTGGCCATGCTTTGCGGTAAAGACCCCTTGCAGGCTTTAGAAGCCATGGAAGCTTTGCTGGCCTTTCCCGGCCGGGAGGAATTAGCCGCAATCCTCTGGTCCAGGTTGCCTTACACCGACAAGCTGGGGCAAAGTCGCTTGTTGGACTGGGCCGGCCGGGCCGGTTTGGCCCTGGACTGGTTGCAGAACTGGCAAAAAGCAGGTCTTCCCCTCAGTCCCGCCTTTTATTCCCTGGCAGCAGCTTACGGGGATGACCGTTATGCCGTTTTGCTGGTGGATTACTGGCAACAAAAACCGGACTGGCAGCGAGCAGAGGAGATCTGGCAATGGGCCAGCCGGCAGGGCAACCAGTGGCCCTGCCAGGCAAAGGAGTGGTTATTACCCTGGATAGAACAGCAACCTGACAATAGTTTGCGCCGCAGCTGGCTGGCGCGGTTGCAGGAGGTGGGATAGGTGAATTTCTGGGGAAGGTTCGTGCAGTGGGTAACTAATTGGGACATGTGGCTGGCAATAGCGCTAACCCTGGCGGGTGCCTGGGTGGTCATACGGCTGAGCCGCATTGGCATCAATCGCTTTATCAAGGGCTCAGGCCGGGCTTTGACCTTGCGGGGGATTTTATACAGTCTGGTAAAATACAGTGTTATTTTCTTTGTTATTATTAATATTCTGGACCGCATCGGTTTTGATACCAGAAGCATTCTGGCCGGAGCGGGAATTGCCGGTCTGGCAGTGGGTTTTGGTGCCCAGAACCTGGTCCGGGATGTGATTACCGGGTTTTTTATTATCCTGGAAAACCAGTATACTGTAGGGGAATATATCTCAACCGCCGGAGTCCAGGGTTTTGTAGAAGATATGGGCTTACGGGTGACCAAGATCCGGGACGCCGGTGGACAGCTGCATATTATCCCCAATGGCCAAATTAACCAGGTCACCAATTTCCACCGCGGTCCACTGCTGGCTACGGTGGATGTACCCATTGCCTATGAAGAAGACCTGGACCGGGCATTAACTTTGCTGGAACGGGTGTGCCAGCAAGTAGCAGAGGAACAGAAGGAATTGATTGTCAGTGGGCCGCAGGTGCTAGGGGTGCAGAACTTCGGTCCATCGGAAGTGGTAATCCGCATCATTGCCCGGGTACGGCCTATGGAACAATTTCAGATCGAAAGGCTTTTGCGACGGCGGGTGATGGAAGCCT
Above is a genomic segment from Carboxydocella sporoproducens DSM 16521 containing:
- a CDS encoding mechanosensitive ion channel family protein; this translates as MNFWGRFVQWVTNWDMWLAIALTLAGAWVVIRLSRIGINRFIKGSGRALTLRGILYSLVKYSVIFFVIINILDRIGFDTRSILAGAGIAGLAVGFGAQNLVRDVITGFFIILENQYTVGEYISTAGVQGFVEDMGLRVTKIRDAGGQLHIIPNGQINQVTNFHRGPLLATVDVPIAYEEDLDRALTLLERVCQQVAEEQKELIVSGPQVLGVQNFGPSEVVIRIIARVRPMEQFQIERLLRRRVMEAFNAEGVEIPYPKQVMFMSGLTKEENRPYGVETARG
- a CDS encoding ABC transporter ATP-binding protein → MALLETKNLTIQFGGLKAVSNCNLYLNKGELIGLIGPNGAGKTTVFNLLTGVYKPTEGDILFDGKSIVGMKPYQITQSGMARTFQNIRLFGELSVLENVMIAYHFHAKHSVLDSILRTPRHFQGEKEMREKAMEFLKIFKLEHRVNERAKNLPYGEQRRLEIARAMATQPKLLLLDEPAAGMNPQETLELMNMIKWIRDQFHLTILLIEHDMSLVMNVCERIYVLDYGTVIAHGTPAEIKNNPKVIEAYLGEEVHH
- a CDS encoding CvpA family protein, producing the protein MNWLDIILAIFLLYGLIQGLRRGFLQTLAGLVGYGLGMLAGFLYYRQLGNMLFQQWKDSPAWLALLQKILPVPRELYALPAAKISTSTMQTAINQLVKDPAAKGQFEHLLAQLGQATQDPLVHNAAEAVYRMVGLALVEGIAFGLLFIGVTALVRLTARMLGKLMDATPLGLINRLAGGAAGLAKSTLGLAIFLLVLAPMAPLVAQEKTGALAEFFKAVNSSMILNNLKQFLGGF
- a CDS encoding aminopeptidase translates to MDFANAWDIYADKRQQIEQVNQEYLRFLTEGKTEREAVAYLETEAVQSGFVPLALVMNGEVKVTPGLKVYLNYREKAFIAAIIGQQPLEKGLNIIGAHLDAPRLDLKPNPLYEAEKLGWLKTHYYGGIKKYQWVALPLALHGVVFTRSGQRLQIVIGEKGEDPVFTITDLLPHLAAKQMEKKAAEVISGEGLNLLVGSIPCEDKEAKERVKAALLKILKEQYGIEPEDFARAELEAVPAGPAREVGLDRSLIGGFGQDDRVCAWTAWAALRDLAETPEYTAVALLVDKEEIGSTGNTGMTAAFFANMVAELINAQSQPYNEILLRRALANSRALSADVSVAVDPNFEGVVDKYNAARLGQGLVVTKYTGARGKSGTSDANAEFVARVLQIFSEADVPWQVGELGAVDVGGGGTIAKFMAETGMDVLDCGVALLSMHSPFEVASKVDIFAAYEGYKAFYRKAGQ
- a CDS encoding ABC transporter ATP-binding protein, which translates into the protein MLKVDNIDVYYGAIHALKGISLEVNQGEIVTLIGANGAGKSTTLKTISGLLKPKSGAIYFEGQNITGKKAPDIVKMGISQVPEGRRVFANLTVLENLELGAYLRNDKQGIQEDMEKVFVRFPRLKERLKQLAGTLSGGEQQMLAMGRALMSRPRVLLLDEPSMGLAPILVQEIFNIIKDINATGTTILLVEQNAHMALSIAHKAYVLETGKIVLSGPAQELAQSEEVKKAYLGG